One genomic window of Phycisphaerales bacterium includes the following:
- a CDS encoding exosortase/archaeosortase family protein, producing MTGAVQEWTRWTPIQACIAVVAAVFACFPAWRDIYMTATTDPDNGYIVLVPAVAGWLALCRRRRLRSAGRNGLWIGPVIVAFAAATYLLGGLLGPTLAVHLGAIGVLIGAIWSVVGSSVMLRMSPAVVALFFLAPAPMAWLLPLTDVLSTWSLALTAGVLEIFGMPAYASGRELVVGLDQVSLGDFAGVRMIAAIGLVTYAFAFGTPLRHGVRIALVLASPLVAMVANIVRLVPFAILAENWPASTHTLAQVSGWLTLALSLGMLYGGIRLLAFAQVPARRYALAYQ from the coding sequence ATGACCGGCGCGGTGCAGGAGTGGACGCGGTGGACGCCGATCCAGGCGTGCATCGCCGTGGTGGCCGCGGTGTTTGCCTGCTTTCCGGCGTGGCGGGATATTTACATGACCGCCACGACCGACCCGGACAACGGGTACATCGTGCTGGTCCCCGCCGTCGCGGGCTGGCTGGCGCTGTGCCGGCGGCGACGCCTGCGGAGCGCCGGCCGGAACGGGCTGTGGATCGGCCCGGTGATCGTCGCGTTCGCGGCCGCGACGTACCTGCTCGGCGGCCTGCTCGGGCCGACGCTTGCCGTGCACTTGGGCGCGATCGGCGTGCTGATCGGCGCCATCTGGTCGGTCGTTGGCAGCAGCGTGATGCTGCGCATGAGCCCGGCGGTAGTCGCGCTGTTCTTCTTGGCGCCGGCGCCCATGGCCTGGCTGCTTCCGCTGACCGACGTGTTGAGCACCTGGAGCCTGGCGCTGACGGCCGGCGTGCTCGAGATCTTCGGCATGCCGGCATACGCGAGCGGTCGCGAGCTCGTCGTTGGGCTCGACCAGGTGAGCTTGGGCGACTTCGCCGGCGTCCGCATGATCGCCGCCATCGGGCTGGTAACCTACGCGTTCGCGTTCGGCACGCCGCTGCGGCACGGCGTGCGCATCGCGTTGGTCCTCGCCAGCCCGCTCGTGGCCATGGTCGCCAACATCGTGCGACTCGTGCCGTTCGCCATCCTGGCGGAGAATTGGCCGGCCTCGACGCACACGCTCGCGCAGGTGAGCGGCTGGCTGACGCTGGCGCTCTCACTCGGAATGTTGTACGGCGGCATCCGCCTGCTCGCCTTCGCCCAGGTGCCGGCCCGCCGGTATGCGTTGGCGTACCAATAG
- a CDS encoding sugar transferase, whose protein sequence is MIAEPAASPTVFGLSPVALHDRFWASRGVQVVRQGMATPLVPHAQLFLLLQPRTLCLFELPAVVDHIVWDDADLVMLRLQDVDEHAYRERIVSDEDGRFIKIERVYGSDDSRFARAAVTNRPTVARLWQEAEDRRDGWRKLRRAVRRGQRWPMVIDARVFDAGDRTELSRCARLLVERWHAPSSTIERAEPHSRGAWLDPTASLESGAQCIGRVWVGAGRTVSSDELLVGPDIVWDDPEHTPDPGDVRWLDLQPTERTEPLRPRSVPTLERVIKRGFDIVFALAALAVTLPIYPIVMLAIWLEDGRPFFFAHTRESLNAKDFPCLKFRSMRKDAEKMKAELAALNQVDGPQFYIKDDPRLTRVGRFIRKVQIDELPQFLNVLVGHMSVVGPRPSPYKENQYCPGWREARLSVRPGVTGLWQVKRTRAADSDFQEWIRYDIEYVENMSLWLDLKIIWRTIATIIRSIKRS, encoded by the coding sequence GTGATCGCCGAACCCGCCGCCAGCCCCACCGTGTTCGGCCTCTCGCCCGTCGCGCTGCACGACCGGTTCTGGGCGTCGCGCGGCGTGCAGGTGGTGCGCCAGGGCATGGCCACGCCGCTGGTGCCGCACGCACAGCTCTTCCTGCTGCTCCAGCCTCGCACGCTCTGCCTGTTCGAGCTGCCAGCGGTGGTCGACCACATCGTCTGGGACGACGCCGACCTGGTGATGCTCCGGTTGCAAGACGTCGACGAGCACGCCTACCGGGAGCGGATCGTATCCGACGAGGACGGGCGCTTCATCAAGATCGAGCGTGTGTATGGCAGCGACGATTCTCGCTTCGCGCGTGCGGCCGTCACCAACCGGCCGACGGTCGCGAGGCTGTGGCAGGAAGCCGAGGATCGCCGAGACGGCTGGCGCAAGCTCCGACGGGCGGTGCGACGCGGGCAACGCTGGCCGATGGTGATCGACGCGCGGGTGTTCGATGCCGGCGACCGGACGGAACTCTCGCGCTGCGCGCGCCTGCTCGTCGAGCGATGGCATGCACCGAGCAGCACGATCGAACGCGCCGAGCCGCACAGCCGCGGCGCCTGGCTCGACCCGACGGCCTCGCTCGAATCGGGCGCCCAGTGCATCGGCCGCGTGTGGGTCGGCGCGGGCCGGACGGTCTCGAGCGACGAACTGCTCGTCGGGCCCGATATCGTCTGGGACGACCCGGAGCACACGCCCGACCCGGGCGACGTGCGCTGGCTCGACCTGCAACCAACCGAACGCACCGAGCCGCTGCGGCCCCGCTCGGTCCCGACGCTCGAGCGTGTCATCAAGCGTGGATTCGATATCGTCTTCGCGCTCGCGGCGCTCGCCGTCACGCTGCCGATCTACCCGATCGTCATGCTCGCCATCTGGCTCGAGGACGGGCGGCCCTTCTTCTTCGCGCACACGCGCGAATCGCTCAACGCCAAGGACTTCCCGTGCCTGAAGTTCCGCTCCATGCGGAAGGACGCGGAGAAGATGAAGGCCGAGCTTGCCGCGCTCAATCAGGTCGACGGGCCGCAGTTCTACATCAAGGACGATCCACGGCTGACGCGCGTGGGCAGGTTCATCCGCAAGGTCCAGATCGATGAGTTGCCGCAATTCTTGAACGTGCTGGTCGGGCACATGTCGGTCGTGGGCCCGCGGCCGAGCCCGTACAAGGAGAACCAGTACTGCCCGGGCTGGCGCGAGGCGCGGCTAAGCGTGCGGCCCGGCGTAACGGGGCTCTGGCAGGTGAAGCGCACGCGGGCGGCCGACAGCGACTTCCAGGAGTGGATCCGCTACGACATCGAGTACGTCGAGAACATGAGCCTCTGGCTCGACCTCAAGATCATCTGGCGAACCATCGCGACGATCATCCGCTCGATCAAGCGGTCGTGA
- a CDS encoding helicase C-terminal domain-containing protein gives MPDARDLLEADGPIAEALGGRYEPRPEQLGMADAVQRTMENRAHLLAEAGTGVGKSFAYLVPAMVRAICFGERVVVSTHTIALQEQLIARDIPLLERVLQPALLAQPGSRSELHASLVKGRGNYLSIRRLELASKRRLKLFGDEPSRRSLGTIEEWAYATHDGTLSTLPSLEKPGVWDRVQSDSGNCMGRKCPRYQQCFYQNARRDMERANLLVTNHALFFSDLALRSRGTGFLPKYDHVVLDEAHTVEEVAADHFGLSLTEGRVMHLLGVLLNSRTNKGYLANLELEDDRPLLAAASAVHEAELAAREFFGSLGVVAGEKGGGDGGSLRIREPGVVGNSVTPAFDELAGRLKRLKEALPEEPRYEPDKFELNSYTMRAAEIARACDALVEQSQPGFVYWVDASRSSTGRPRVSLTCAPIDVGPILNEELFGRDFSVCLTSATLATSARDDGSGFDHAIERLGAAGASTLRLGSPFDYERQVRLIVDQRVGTPGRGLGREYEERLAAAIVEHVGTTRGGAFVLFTSHRLLRAMARACRDPLGRLGINVHAQDADGSRALVLERFREDPSSALFGAASFWQGVDVPGESLRNVIITRLPFDPPDRPLAEARAERLKEQGKDPFRVDSLPRAVIRFKQGFGRLIRSASDTGQVVVLDPRIVTARYGSLFVKAMPEGVPVEQYEGEPLGEQAW, from the coding sequence ATGCCCGACGCACGAGACCTCCTCGAAGCCGACGGACCCATTGCCGAGGCGTTGGGCGGGCGATACGAGCCCAGGCCCGAGCAGCTCGGCATGGCCGACGCCGTCCAGCGCACGATGGAGAATCGCGCCCACCTGCTGGCCGAGGCGGGCACGGGCGTGGGCAAGAGCTTTGCGTACCTCGTGCCGGCGATGGTCCGGGCCATCTGCTTCGGCGAGCGCGTCGTCGTGTCGACGCACACCATCGCGCTCCAAGAACAGCTCATCGCGCGAGACATCCCGCTGCTGGAGCGCGTTCTGCAACCGGCGCTGCTCGCCCAGCCGGGCAGCCGCAGCGAGCTGCACGCCTCGCTGGTCAAGGGCCGGGGCAACTACCTCTCGATCCGGCGCCTCGAACTCGCGAGCAAGCGTCGGCTCAAGCTCTTCGGCGACGAGCCCAGCCGCCGCTCGCTCGGCACGATCGAAGAATGGGCCTACGCCACCCACGACGGCACGCTCAGCACGCTGCCCTCGCTCGAGAAGCCCGGCGTGTGGGACCGCGTGCAGAGCGACAGCGGCAACTGCATGGGCCGCAAGTGCCCGCGCTACCAGCAGTGCTTCTACCAGAACGCGCGGCGCGACATGGAGCGGGCGAACCTGCTCGTCACCAACCACGCGCTCTTCTTCAGCGACCTCGCCCTCCGATCGCGCGGCACGGGCTTCCTGCCCAAATACGACCACGTGGTGCTCGACGAGGCCCACACCGTCGAGGAGGTCGCCGCCGACCACTTCGGCCTCTCGCTAACCGAGGGCCGCGTCATGCACCTGCTGGGCGTGCTGCTCAACAGCCGGACCAACAAGGGCTACCTGGCCAACCTCGAGCTGGAAGACGATCGACCCCTGCTGGCCGCGGCGAGCGCCGTGCACGAGGCCGAGCTGGCGGCGCGCGAGTTCTTCGGCTCGCTGGGCGTCGTCGCGGGCGAGAAGGGCGGCGGGGATGGAGGAAGCCTGCGCATCCGCGAGCCCGGCGTGGTCGGGAACTCGGTCACGCCCGCCTTCGACGAACTCGCCGGACGGCTCAAGCGGCTGAAGGAAGCCCTGCCCGAGGAGCCCCGCTACGAGCCCGACAAGTTCGAGCTCAACAGCTACACGATGCGGGCCGCCGAGATCGCACGGGCCTGCGACGCGCTCGTCGAGCAGAGCCAGCCGGGCTTCGTGTACTGGGTCGATGCCAGCCGAAGCAGCACGGGCCGACCTCGCGTGAGCCTGACCTGCGCGCCGATCGACGTCGGCCCGATCCTGAACGAAGAGCTCTTCGGCCGCGACTTTTCGGTCTGCCTGACCAGCGCCACGCTCGCGACGAGCGCCCGCGACGATGGCTCCGGCTTCGACCACGCCATCGAGCGGCTCGGCGCCGCCGGCGCCTCCACGCTGCGATTGGGCTCGCCCTTCGACTACGAACGGCAGGTCCGGCTCATCGTCGACCAGCGCGTGGGCACGCCCGGCCGCGGGCTCGGCCGCGAGTACGAGGAACGCCTGGCGGCCGCGATCGTCGAGCACGTCGGCACGACGCGCGGCGGCGCGTTCGTGCTGTTCACCAGCCACCGGCTGCTGCGTGCGATGGCCCGGGCCTGCCGCGACCCGCTTGGGCGACTTGGCATCAACGTGCACGCGCAGGACGCCGACGGCTCGCGCGCCCTCGTTCTCGAGCGCTTCCGCGAGGATCCGAGCTCGGCCCTGTTCGGCGCCGCCAGCTTCTGGCAGGGCGTCGACGTGCCGGGCGAGAGCCTCCGCAACGTCATCATCACGCGGCTGCCGTTCGATCCGCCCGATCGCCCGCTCGCCGAGGCGAGAGCCGAGCGATTAAAGGAGCAGGGCAAGGACCCCTTCCGCGTCGACAGCCTGCCGCGCGCCGTCATCCGCTTCAAGCAGGGCTTCGGCCGGCTCATCCGCAGCGCGAGCGACACGGGGCAGGTGGTGGTGCTCGATCCGCGCATCGTTACCGCGCGCTACGGCTCGCTATTCGTCAAGGCCATGCCCGAGGGCGTGCCCGTCGAGCAGTACGAGGGCGAGCCGCTTGGCGAGCAGGCGTGGTAG
- the rsmG gene encoding 16S rRNA (guanine(527)-N(7))-methyltransferase RsmG, which produces MPSRSSATSEPAPAPDRDVQAFLAEILAEAPTQPLEAPPAFLAQAAELGVAFEPGEIEKLGRFLAILLHANTRMNLTAIKDPSEAWTRHILDSLTLMAPLAELPEGATVIDVGTGGGVPGVPLAIVRPDLRFTLLDATAKKTAFVRAVLDVLGVEHATVVTARAEQAARDPEHRDAYDAAIARAVGPTATIAELATPFVKPGGVTLLIKGEKAGEELENAKSALHLLLSAHAGTLETPTGRIVILEKLRPTPKAYPRGNGEPKRKPLGR; this is translated from the coding sequence ATGCCCAGCCGGTCCTCAGCAACGTCCGAACCCGCCCCAGCCCCTGATCGAGACGTGCAGGCGTTTCTTGCCGAGATCCTCGCCGAAGCGCCCACGCAGCCGCTCGAAGCACCGCCAGCATTCCTGGCCCAAGCCGCCGAGCTCGGCGTCGCCTTCGAGCCCGGCGAGATCGAGAAGCTCGGCAGGTTCCTGGCCATCCTGCTGCACGCCAACACCCGGATGAACCTGACGGCCATCAAGGACCCGTCCGAAGCCTGGACGCGGCACATCCTGGATTCCCTGACGCTCATGGCGCCGCTGGCCGAGCTGCCCGAGGGCGCCACCGTGATCGACGTCGGCACGGGCGGCGGCGTGCCCGGCGTGCCGCTGGCGATCGTCCGGCCCGACCTGCGCTTCACCCTGCTCGACGCCACCGCCAAGAAGACCGCCTTCGTGCGCGCGGTGCTGGACGTGTTGGGCGTGGAACACGCGACCGTCGTCACCGCTCGCGCCGAGCAGGCGGCCCGCGATCCCGAGCACCGCGACGCCTACGACGCCGCCATCGCACGGGCCGTGGGGCCGACGGCGACCATCGCCGAGCTCGCCACGCCCTTCGTCAAGCCCGGCGGCGTCACGCTGCTCATCAAGGGCGAGAAGGCGGGCGAGGAACTCGAGAACGCCAAGTCCGCCCTGCACCTGCTGCTGAGCGCCCACGCCGGCACGCTCGAGACGCCCACCGGCCGGATCGTCATCCTCGAGAAGCTGCGCCCGACGCCCAAGGCCTATCCGCGTGGTAACGGCGAGCCGAAGCGCAAGCCGCTGGGGCGCTGA
- a CDS encoding FtsW/RodA/SpoVE family cell cycle protein, with product MLDRVHGFMLAEGSGSRARWAIANFGWLSFAAALALTLLGVYAIDIATKSDGATGLSPTAHRQLLFVGVGVFAAGVACVPHYRWFGLLRWPLIIATLAFLVFLLIPAIPESIVRPRNGTRGWIDLGPMDFQPAELAKVVFVITLAWHMRYRRSHRRFLGLVGPGLIGFVPISLIILQPDFGTAMMIVPALGAIVVAAGAKLRHIAVIALVAAMAAPASYPFLKDYQQQRVVGLIRQLQGSQEGADGINFQGGTAQRVIGAGQASGNADQHARALIRYNRLPEAHNDMVYSVLVTRFGFWGGVGILGLYLAWLLGALGVAATCSDPFGRLLCVGLAALIAAQTIVNVGMNVGLVPIVGITLPFLSYGGSSIVAVWLTTGLVLGVGLRRTSQSYRPSFEYAEGDAQPVLSNVRTRPSP from the coding sequence ATGCTCGACCGCGTGCACGGCTTCATGCTCGCCGAGGGCTCGGGCTCCAGGGCCCGGTGGGCCATCGCCAACTTCGGCTGGCTGAGCTTTGCCGCCGCCCTCGCGCTCACGCTGCTGGGCGTCTACGCCATCGACATCGCAACCAAGAGCGACGGCGCCACGGGCCTGAGCCCCACCGCGCACCGCCAGTTGCTGTTCGTGGGCGTGGGCGTCTTCGCCGCGGGCGTGGCCTGCGTGCCGCACTACCGCTGGTTCGGCCTATTGCGCTGGCCGCTCATCATCGCCACGCTCGCGTTCCTCGTGTTCCTGCTCATCCCGGCAATACCCGAGTCGATCGTCAGACCCCGCAATGGCACGCGCGGCTGGATCGACCTGGGGCCGATGGACTTCCAGCCGGCCGAGCTAGCCAAGGTCGTGTTCGTCATCACGCTGGCGTGGCACATGCGCTACCGACGCAGCCACCGCCGCTTCCTCGGGCTCGTCGGCCCGGGGCTCATCGGCTTCGTGCCCATCTCGCTGATCATCCTCCAGCCCGACTTCGGCACGGCCATGATGATCGTGCCCGCGCTGGGGGCCATCGTCGTCGCCGCGGGGGCCAAGCTCCGCCACATCGCCGTCATCGCCCTGGTCGCCGCCATGGCCGCGCCCGCCAGCTATCCGTTCCTGAAAGACTACCAGCAGCAGCGCGTCGTCGGGCTCATCCGCCAGCTCCAGGGAAGCCAGGAGGGCGCCGACGGCATCAACTTCCAGGGCGGCACCGCCCAGCGCGTCATCGGCGCGGGGCAGGCCAGCGGCAACGCCGACCAGCACGCCCGCGCGCTCATCCGCTACAACCGACTGCCCGAGGCACACAACGACATGGTCTACAGCGTGCTCGTCACGCGCTTCGGCTTCTGGGGCGGCGTGGGCATCCTGGGCCTCTACCTTGCCTGGCTGCTGGGCGCGCTGGGCGTGGCGGCCACGTGCTCCGATCCGTTCGGCCGGCTGCTGTGCGTCGGGCTGGCCGCCCTCATCGCCGCCCAGACCATCGTCAACGTCGGCATGAACGTCGGGCTCGTCCCCATTGTGGGCATCACCCTGCCGTTCCTCAGCTACGGCGGGTCGAGCATCGTGGCCGTTTGGCTCACCACCGGGCTCGTGCTGGGCGTCGGGCTGCGAAGAACCAGCCAGTCGTACCGCCCGTCCTTTGAATACGCTGAGGGTGATGCCCAGCCGGTCCTCAGCAACGTCCGAACCCGCCCCAGCCCCTGA
- a CDS encoding penicillin-binding transpeptidase domain-containing protein, producing the protein MGMYEKDGLGMFHGRLVLLAALGLVGFAALTAQLGRLSFLDGERLKADAERRLERLAYEPTVRGQILDRTGRVLARDRPSFDVRLDYAVLSGVWVEVMAVRFAKAAHEEAWGELASEQRDKLARSYEPFLREHLERGLIELARVADVPLADVLERQAHVVARVGKIAELYAGFRMDQLEERAEARGQELTDELKARLEAQARRPVAEQERPHTVISRVDDEVGLRIMQLAEQTISFEAPVLDVEGKATGTRVRVELPVVPGLSVGDARDRQYPYRKITVDVDRSTLPGPLKGDGRGDASLSVTVGGTLDAIIGRTRRGVYAEDVQRRNAWLKSNADAQHVALAMTGRDEDRGRYMEGDHVGHTGVEAKMEHELRGLRGVRVRRLDTGEQHAIERTPGRDVTLTLDAVLQARIAAAMSPEVGLTVAQGWHGNIQSRRDDGLPLAGAAVVIDIDTGEVLALVSTPTVDPDDPIGSATRPDGLETQDWDDPRFNRATSAIYAPGSIAKALTLVWAASRGEQQLGERIACNGHYLPGRKDVLRCWIYRSEHNWLTHNIVAGGDLDEPEALKRSCNIYFYTLGSRLGYDRMIEAYRQFGVGAAPLDAVPCAEGLLGRIPRRDKDGNPIDIPPSRTDAIMLGIGQGPVAWTPLHAADAFATLARGGVRLGPTLVRRETPPPRQDIGLDPSSIDAALEGLWLSVNDRDGTGFGTTINDEYVRYFTAPGISVWGKTGTAQQDATLTKEVRVAPDGEVVWDPKKEPPGTVTRFRPVKAKYTHAWFVGLVGPEGGRPKYAISVMMEFAGSGGRVSAPIANQVIHALQEEGYLPRGSTGERG; encoded by the coding sequence ATGGGCATGTACGAAAAAGACGGCCTGGGCATGTTCCACGGGCGGCTGGTGCTCCTGGCCGCCCTGGGCCTCGTTGGCTTTGCCGCCCTCACGGCCCAGCTCGGCCGGCTCAGCTTCCTCGACGGCGAGCGGCTCAAGGCCGACGCCGAGCGGCGGCTCGAACGCCTGGCCTACGAGCCCACCGTCCGCGGCCAGATCCTCGACCGCACTGGCCGCGTGCTCGCCCGAGACCGCCCCAGCTTCGACGTCCGCCTCGACTACGCCGTGCTCAGCGGCGTGTGGGTCGAAGTCATGGCCGTGCGGTTTGCAAAAGCGGCCCACGAAGAAGCCTGGGGCGAGCTGGCCTCAGAGCAGCGCGACAAGCTCGCGAGGTCGTACGAGCCATTCCTGCGAGAACACCTCGAACGCGGGCTGATTGAGCTGGCCCGCGTCGCCGACGTCCCGCTCGCCGACGTGCTCGAGCGGCAGGCCCACGTCGTCGCCCGCGTTGGCAAGATCGCCGAGCTCTACGCAGGATTCCGCATGGACCAGCTCGAGGAGCGCGCCGAGGCCCGCGGCCAGGAGCTCACCGACGAACTCAAGGCCCGGCTCGAAGCCCAGGCCCGCCGTCCGGTCGCCGAGCAAGAGCGGCCCCACACCGTCATCTCTCGGGTTGACGACGAAGTCGGCCTCCGGATCATGCAGCTCGCCGAGCAGACCATCTCCTTCGAGGCGCCGGTGCTCGACGTCGAGGGCAAAGCCACCGGCACGCGCGTTCGCGTCGAGCTCCCCGTCGTGCCGGGCCTGAGCGTCGGCGACGCCCGCGACCGCCAGTACCCCTATCGCAAGATCACCGTCGACGTCGATCGCTCGACCCTGCCCGGCCCGCTCAAGGGCGACGGCCGCGGCGACGCCTCGCTCAGCGTGACGGTTGGGGGGACGCTCGACGCCATCATCGGCCGCACACGCCGGGGCGTCTACGCCGAAGACGTGCAGCGCCGCAACGCGTGGCTTAAGAGCAACGCCGACGCGCAGCACGTCGCCCTGGCCATGACCGGCCGCGACGAAGACCGCGGCCGCTACATGGAGGGCGACCACGTCGGCCATACGGGCGTCGAGGCCAAGATGGAGCACGAGCTCCGCGGGTTGCGCGGCGTGCGTGTTCGTCGCCTCGACACGGGCGAGCAGCACGCCATAGAGCGCACGCCCGGCCGCGACGTCACCCTCACGCTCGACGCCGTGCTCCAAGCCCGCATCGCCGCGGCCATGAGCCCCGAGGTCGGCCTGACCGTCGCACAAGGGTGGCACGGCAACATCCAGAGCAGGCGCGACGACGGCCTGCCGCTCGCGGGCGCTGCCGTCGTCATCGACATCGACACGGGCGAAGTGCTCGCGCTCGTCAGCACGCCCACGGTCGACCCCGACGATCCCATCGGCAGCGCTACGAGGCCCGACGGCCTCGAGACCCAGGACTGGGACGACCCACGCTTCAACCGCGCCACGTCGGCCATCTACGCACCGGGCAGCATCGCCAAGGCCTTGACGCTCGTTTGGGCGGCGAGCCGAGGCGAGCAGCAGCTCGGCGAGCGCATCGCCTGCAACGGTCACTATCTGCCGGGCCGCAAGGACGTGCTCCGCTGCTGGATCTACCGCTCGGAACACAACTGGCTCACCCACAACATCGTGGCTGGTGGAGACCTCGACGAGCCCGAGGCACTCAAGCGATCCTGCAACATCTACTTCTACACGCTCGGCAGCCGACTCGGCTACGACCGCATGATCGAAGCCTACCGCCAGTTCGGCGTCGGCGCGGCCCCGCTCGATGCCGTGCCCTGCGCCGAGGGCCTGCTCGGCCGGATCCCGCGTCGCGACAAAGACGGCAACCCCATCGACATCCCGCCCTCACGCACCGACGCGATCATGCTGGGTATCGGCCAGGGCCCCGTCGCGTGGACGCCCCTGCACGCCGCCGATGCCTTCGCCACGCTCGCACGCGGCGGGGTCCGCCTCGGCCCCACGCTCGTGCGGCGCGAGACGCCGCCGCCACGCCAGGACATCGGGCTCGACCCCAGCTCGATCGATGCCGCGCTCGAAGGCCTCTGGCTCAGCGTGAACGATCGGGACGGCACCGGCTTCGGCACGACGATCAACGACGAGTACGTCCGCTATTTCACCGCCCCGGGCATCAGCGTCTGGGGCAAGACCGGCACCGCCCAGCAGGACGCCACGCTCACCAAGGAGGTCCGCGTCGCTCCCGATGGCGAGGTCGTGTGGGATCCGAAGAAAGAGCCACCCGGCACCGTCACGAGGTTCCGCCCCGTCAAGGCGAAATACACCCACGCCTGGTTCGTCGGACTCGTCGGCCCCGAGGGCGGGCGGCCAAAGTACGCCATCAGCGTCATGATGGAGTTCGCCGGTAGCGGCGGGCGGGTGAGTGCGCCGATCGCGAACCAGGTCATCCACGCCCTGCAGGAAGAAGGCTACCTGCCGCGCGGGTCAACGGGCGAGCGGGGCTGA